The proteins below come from a single Erythrobacter sp. SG61-1L genomic window:
- a CDS encoding Hsp70 family protein, with protein sequence MPNSAPAKRTTASAVGIDFGTTNSVIACAGQDGQASLVEFAAPNGPGSVFRSALCFWEEEGIRGALGHEAGPWAIAEFLDFPQGSRFIQSFKSMAANPLFEHASLFEKRLRFEELGQIFLTHLLAHGGIALADLPDCIVIGRPVRYVGNRPDTALARTRYDAMFAMLGRSVHYVYEPLGAAYGFASGLSDPATLLVADFGGGTSDFSIVRVEAPGSPRRCTPLGSAGIGIAGDRFDYRIMDRLVLPRLGKGGTYRSFDKAVEIPAGYFTDFGDWSRLALMRNRKTMAELARLKLNATDPAAIGRMIAVIENELGYALYDTVGHLKRALSSQTHGHFHFEGPGLTIDAEVSRADFESWIEPDLHRIGETVDQALANAGLAAEQIDHVFLTGGSSLIPAVRRLFETRFLIPAVRRLFETRFGEERIATGNELTSIAHGLALMAQDPDLSDWVAPDGE encoded by the coding sequence ATGCCGAACTCCGCTCCAGCCAAGCGCACAACGGCCAGTGCAGTCGGGATCGACTTCGGTACCACCAATTCCGTCATCGCCTGCGCCGGGCAGGACGGGCAGGCCAGCCTCGTGGAGTTTGCCGCGCCCAACGGGCCCGGGTCGGTATTCCGATCCGCCCTGTGCTTCTGGGAGGAAGAGGGCATTCGCGGCGCTCTGGGCCATGAGGCGGGGCCGTGGGCCATCGCAGAATTCCTCGATTTTCCGCAGGGCAGCCGGTTTATCCAGTCCTTCAAATCCATGGCGGCCAACCCCTTGTTCGAACACGCCAGTCTGTTCGAAAAACGCCTGCGTTTCGAGGAGCTGGGACAGATCTTCCTCACCCACCTGTTGGCCCATGGGGGCATTGCTTTGGCGGACCTGCCCGATTGCATCGTGATCGGGCGCCCCGTGCGCTATGTCGGCAACCGCCCGGACACGGCCCTTGCGCGCACCCGGTACGATGCGATGTTCGCCATGCTGGGCCGCTCGGTCCACTATGTCTACGAACCGCTGGGGGCCGCCTATGGCTTTGCATCCGGCCTGTCTGATCCGGCAACCCTGCTGGTGGCGGATTTCGGCGGCGGCACCAGCGACTTTTCGATCGTTCGGGTCGAAGCCCCCGGCTCGCCCCGGCGTTGCACGCCGCTTGGCTCGGCAGGTATCGGCATAGCGGGCGACAGGTTCGATTACCGGATCATGGATCGCCTGGTTCTGCCTCGGCTGGGCAAAGGCGGCACTTACCGTTCCTTCGACAAGGCAGTGGAGATTCCCGCCGGATATTTCACCGATTTCGGCGACTGGTCACGCCTCGCCCTGATGCGCAACCGCAAGACCATGGCCGAACTCGCCCGATTGAAGCTCAATGCCACCGATCCTGCCGCAATCGGGCGCATGATCGCCGTGATCGAGAACGAACTGGGATATGCCCTTTACGACACCGTGGGACACCTCAAGCGCGCGCTTTCCAGCCAGACCCACGGGCATTTCCACTTCGAAGGCCCCGGCCTGACCATCGACGCAGAAGTGAGCCGCGCGGATTTCGAAAGCTGGATCGAACCAGACTTGCACCGGATCGGCGAGACGGTGGACCAAGCGCTTGCCAACGCCGGGCTGGCTGCGGAACAGATCGACCATGTTTTCCTGACGGGCGGCTCCTCCCTCATCCCCGCCGTGCGCCGCCTGTTCGAAACGCGCTTTCTCATCCCCGCCGTGCGCCGCCTGTTCGAAACGCGCTTTGGCGAAGAACGGATCGCCACCGGCAACGAACTGACCTCCATCGCACACGGCCTTGCCCTGATGGCACAGGATCCGGACCTGTCTGACTGGGTGGCGCCGGACGGCGAGTGA
- a CDS encoding DUF2189 domain-containing protein, giving the protein MGEQVQIVPVKVAGDLRMGDLAAALAAGWRDFAACPAFGLFFSAIYVAAGLFLYFALFSWGQIGWLVPASAGFPLLAPFIAVGLYEVSRRREAGLPMSWGAVLGALRGRGDEQVLMMGGFVFVGFTFWIILAHGIFAIFLAESGLGSESLEIFRTGAGMMMLVVGGAVGALMALAFYSITVMSLPMLVDREVDFLTAIIVSLAAMRANGFVLVVWAVLMSVALFVSMLPMFLGMLIVLPVLGHATWHLYRRVVPLAA; this is encoded by the coding sequence ATGGGCGAACAGGTTCAGATCGTGCCGGTGAAAGTCGCGGGCGATCTTCGGATGGGGGATCTTGCGGCGGCTCTGGCTGCGGGGTGGCGGGACTTCGCCGCCTGCCCGGCCTTCGGGCTGTTTTTTTCGGCGATCTATGTTGCGGCGGGGCTGTTTCTTTATTTCGCGCTGTTTTCATGGGGGCAGATCGGCTGGCTGGTTCCGGCGTCCGCGGGCTTCCCGCTGCTGGCGCCTTTCATCGCCGTGGGCCTTTATGAAGTGAGCCGCAGGCGGGAGGCGGGCCTGCCGATGAGCTGGGGTGCGGTGCTGGGTGCCCTGCGTGGTCGGGGTGACGAGCAGGTGTTGATGATGGGTGGCTTCGTCTTTGTCGGCTTCACCTTCTGGATCATCCTTGCCCATGGCATCTTCGCGATCTTCCTTGCGGAATCGGGCCTCGGTTCTGAATCGCTGGAGATATTCCGCACCGGCGCAGGCATGATGATGCTGGTGGTGGGCGGTGCGGTTGGGGCGCTGATGGCGCTTGCCTTCTATTCGATCACGGTGATGAGCCTGCCGATGCTGGTTGACCGGGAAGTGGACTTCCTCACCGCGATCATCGTCAGCCTAGCCGCTATGCGTGCCAATGGCTTCGTGCTGGTGGTATGGGCCGTGCTGATGTCGGTTGCGCTGTTCGTTTCGATGCTGCCGATGTTCTTGGGGATGTTGATCGTGTTGCCGGTGCTGGGCCATGCGACCTGGCACCTTTATCGCCGCGTCGTGCCCTTGGCTGCCTAG
- the recF gene encoding DNA replication/repair protein RecF, with protein MALDRITLAAFRNHRASTIDGTGHFNLLVGENGAGKTNVLEAISLFAPGRGLRRAALSDMAASGGPGGFTVSARLTQPGDAEAVTLGTGTEAGQPGRRLVQINSAPASAVSLGEWLAMTWLTPAMDRLFADSAGARRRYMDRLALALNPGHARLAARHEAALRERNRLLSGPHDPDPRWLDAVEAQLADAGAALARGRATLVARLGAELALLPEEPFARPVLAYVPGGPLDAAALAEALAAGRRRDRAAQRTLTGPQRDELEVTMAGKGQPAALCSTGEQKAMLIAITLAHAGLAAGERPSLLLLDEVAAHLDPVRRAALFERLRAGKAQVWLTGTELTPFAEIRVEAARWRVAAGGVERI; from the coding sequence ATGGCGCTCGACCGCATCACACTTGCCGCCTTTCGCAACCACCGGGCCAGCACAATCGACGGCACCGGGCACTTCAACCTGCTCGTGGGCGAGAACGGCGCAGGCAAGACGAATGTGCTGGAGGCGATCTCCCTTTTCGCGCCCGGCCGTGGCCTGCGGCGGGCGGCCCTTTCGGACATGGCAGCAAGCGGCGGACCGGGCGGCTTTACCGTCAGCGCGCGGCTGACTCAGCCCGGCGATGCGGAGGCAGTGACGTTGGGCACCGGCACCGAGGCTGGTCAGCCGGGCCGCCGCCTTGTCCAGATCAACAGCGCCCCGGCCAGCGCGGTGAGCCTTGGCGAATGGCTGGCGATGACCTGGCTCACCCCTGCAATGGACCGGCTGTTCGCCGACAGCGCTGGCGCAAGGCGGCGCTATATGGACCGGCTCGCACTCGCGCTCAATCCCGGCCATGCGCGCCTTGCCGCACGGCACGAGGCCGCCCTGCGAGAGCGTAACCGGCTGCTGTCCGGCCCACACGATCCCGATCCGCGCTGGCTGGACGCTGTGGAGGCACAGCTTGCTGATGCCGGGGCCGCGCTCGCTCGTGGGCGGGCCACCCTGGTCGCAAGGCTTGGCGCCGAGCTCGCTCTGCTGCCCGAAGAGCCGTTCGCCCGCCCGGTACTGGCCTATGTTCCCGGCGGCCCGCTGGATGCAGCCGCGCTGGCCGAAGCGCTTGCCGCGGGCCGCCGCCGGGACCGCGCCGCCCAGCGCACCCTCACCGGCCCGCAACGCGACGAGCTGGAAGTTACCATGGCTGGCAAGGGCCAACCCGCCGCGCTGTGCTCCACCGGGGAACAAAAGGCGATGCTGATTGCCATCACGCTTGCCCATGCCGGACTTGCCGCCGGGGAGCGGCCAAGCCTGCTGTTGCTGGACGAAGTGGCCGCCCATCTTGACCCCGTGCGCCGCGCCGCCCTGTTCGAGCGGCTGCGCGCCGGCAAGGCGCAGGTCTGGCTGACCGGTACCGAACTGACGCCCTTTGCCGAAATCCGCGTGGAGGCCGCGCGCTGGCGCGTCGCAGCCGGCGGTGTAGAGCGGATCTAG
- a CDS encoding PspC domain-containing protein: MLDSKSGGSSVKAFHLDRANAKLMGVCGGIGNYAGIDATLVRIGFAAATLLGFGAPVLIYLAIGIIAD; encoded by the coding sequence ATGCTCGACAGCAAGAGCGGTGGATCGTCCGTGAAGGCGTTCCATCTTGATCGGGCGAATGCCAAGCTGATGGGCGTCTGCGGCGGGATCGGCAATTATGCGGGGATCGACGCCACGCTGGTGCGTATCGGCTTCGCCGCCGCAACCCTGCTGGGCTTTGGCGCGCCGGTGCTGATTTATCTCGCAATCGGGATCATTGCAGACTGA
- a CDS encoding queuosine precursor transporter: MSEHTRRIEGQAGGRRHFRYLDYLMAAFVAILLLSNLIGASKPSYVTLPGGMEWSFGAGVLFFPVSYIIGDVLTEVYGYANARRVIWTGFAALIFMAFMAAVVVALPPADGWPGQEAYEFVFGNSWRIVAASMFAFWAGEFANSFVLAKLKLITGGRFLWVRTIGSTVVGQGLDSLIFYPLAFYGLAGWPPEQLIQVVLSQWLIKTAWEAALTPVTYAVVGFLKRREGVDVYDSDTDFSPFAKNS; the protein is encoded by the coding sequence ATGAGCGAACACACCAGACGCATCGAAGGCCAAGCGGGCGGGCGCAGGCATTTCCGCTATCTCGACTATCTGATGGCCGCCTTCGTCGCCATCCTGCTGCTGTCGAACCTGATCGGCGCGTCCAAGCCCAGCTATGTCACTTTGCCGGGCGGCATGGAATGGTCGTTTGGCGCAGGAGTGCTGTTCTTCCCCGTGAGTTACATCATTGGCGACGTGCTGACCGAAGTTTACGGCTATGCCAATGCCAGGCGCGTAATCTGGACCGGCTTTGCCGCGCTCATTTTCATGGCCTTCATGGCGGCAGTGGTGGTCGCCCTGCCCCCGGCCGATGGCTGGCCGGGCCAGGAAGCCTATGAATTCGTGTTCGGCAACAGCTGGCGGATCGTTGCCGCCTCAATGTTCGCATTTTGGGCGGGCGAATTCGCCAACAGCTTCGTGCTGGCCAAGCTCAAACTGATCACCGGCGGCCGGTTCCTGTGGGTGCGCACCATTGGCTCCACTGTGGTCGGACAAGGGCTGGACAGCCTGATCTTCTATCCGCTGGCCTTTTACGGTCTGGCCGGCTGGCCGCCCGAACAGCTGATACAGGTCGTGCTGTCTCAATGGCTGATCAAGACCGCGTGGGAGGCTGCCCTTACGCCCGTGACCTATGCGGTGGTGGGCTTCCTCAAGCGGCGCGAAGGTGTGGATGTTTATGACAGCGACACCGACTTTTCGCCCTTCGCGAAGAATTCCTGA
- a CDS encoding choice-of-anchor A family protein, giving the protein MSTRSRLFLLAGAAAFAVSIPAFASTPTGTDILSEWNLVVLGDLVSSSEVEGRTFVGGDLSGNSSNYNISTIPASTNGTPGLTVVGDVNGGTKNLNNGSGAIVGGNVNSGFNLNGATQTVQVGGTISNTNVNQNTVTSGLSASDPAFTQNLQQDKSLIATSVTNLSYDLSTLSPNSDFSIQGNKGVFTAQPDADGVAVFNISSADLDAIGEIQFDLNGAQTAIVNVSGTNITLNDNFLGGTNNLGENVIWNFPDAENLTLTTAFGGSVLAPKADAHTYNYIQGSAVFGSLTQDGEMHVGTYNGGYQYEPPSSSSSGGSSSGGSSSGGTEVPEPGMLALFAAGLAALFFWRRRRVKAA; this is encoded by the coding sequence GTGTCCACCAGATCCAGACTGTTCCTCCTCGCCGGCGCTGCGGCGTTTGCCGTGTCCATTCCCGCCTTCGCATCCACGCCCACCGGCACGGACATCCTGAGCGAATGGAACCTTGTGGTGCTGGGCGATCTCGTCTCTTCCTCCGAAGTGGAAGGGCGCACTTTCGTGGGCGGCGATCTTTCCGGCAATTCCTCGAATTACAATATCTCGACCATTCCTGCCTCGACCAACGGCACGCCCGGCCTGACCGTGGTTGGTGACGTCAATGGCGGAACGAAGAACCTCAACAACGGCTCCGGCGCGATCGTTGGCGGCAACGTCAACAGCGGGTTCAATCTCAATGGCGCGACCCAGACGGTTCAGGTCGGCGGCACGATCAGCAACACGAATGTCAATCAGAACACCGTGACTTCGGGCCTTTCAGCATCCGACCCGGCATTCACCCAGAACCTGCAACAGGACAAGAGCCTGATCGCCACCAGCGTGACCAACCTCTCCTACGATCTGAGCACGCTTTCTCCGAACAGCGATTTCTCGATCCAGGGGAACAAGGGCGTGTTCACTGCCCAGCCCGATGCGGACGGCGTGGCCGTGTTCAATATCAGCTCAGCCGATCTCGACGCCATCGGCGAGATCCAGTTCGACCTTAACGGCGCACAAACCGCCATCGTGAACGTCAGCGGCACGAACATCACGCTGAATGACAACTTTCTCGGCGGAACGAACAATCTGGGCGAAAACGTCATCTGGAACTTCCCGGACGCCGAGAACCTCACCCTGACCACTGCCTTCGGCGGCTCGGTGCTGGCGCCCAAGGCGGATGCCCACACCTATAATTACATTCAGGGCTCGGCCGTCTTCGGCAGCCTCACCCAGGATGGCGAGATGCATGTGGGCACTTATAATGGCGGCTATCAATACGAACCGCCTTCATCGAGCAGTTCCGGCGGATCGTCGTCGGGCGGATCTTCCTCCGGCGGCACCGAAGTGCCGGAACCGGGAATGCTGGCCCTCTTCGCGGCAGGCCTCGCCGCACTGTTCTTTTGGCGCAGGCGGCGGGTGAAGGCAGCCTGA
- a CDS encoding TraR/DksA C4-type zinc finger protein yields MSDYSEVETALKARLVELTARAEEIEDDLRHPLDADSEEQAIDLADDEALAGVDTVLRNEIMATRAALQRIEDGTYGTCANCGGEINEMRLKAQPTATLCINCA; encoded by the coding sequence ATGAGCGATTACAGTGAAGTGGAAACGGCGCTCAAGGCGCGGCTTGTCGAGCTTACCGCGCGTGCCGAAGAGATCGAGGACGACCTGCGTCACCCGCTGGACGCGGATTCGGAAGAGCAGGCAATCGATCTGGCCGATGACGAGGCACTGGCGGGTGTGGATACCGTGCTGCGCAATGAGATCATGGCAACCCGCGCGGCGTTGCAGCGGATCGAAGATGGCACTTACGGCACTTGCGCCAATTGTGGCGGAGAGATCAACGAAATGCGCCTGAAGGCCCAGCCCACGGCGACTTTATGCATCAATTGCGCCTGA
- the grxD gene encoding Grx4 family monothiol glutaredoxin, with amino-acid sequence MSDTNARISDIVNSNDVVLFMKGTPLFPQCGFSSRAVAILDHLGVAYGSVDVLQDMEIRQGIKSFSDWPTIPQLYVKGEFVGGSDIMMEMFEAGELQQLMQDAQVAKAE; translated from the coding sequence ATGTCCGATACCAATGCCCGCATTTCCGACATCGTGAATTCGAACGACGTCGTCCTGTTCATGAAGGGCACTCCGCTCTTCCCGCAATGTGGCTTTTCCAGCCGCGCGGTGGCGATCCTCGACCATCTCGGCGTGGCCTATGGCAGTGTGGACGTGCTGCAGGACATGGAAATTCGCCAGGGCATCAAGAGCTTTTCCGACTGGCCGACCATCCCCCAGCTCTACGTGAAGGGCGAATTCGTCGGCGGCAGCGACATCATGATGGAAATGTTCGAAGCTGGCGAACTGCAGCAGCTGATGCAGGACGCACAGGTCGCCAAGGCCGAATAA
- a CDS encoding BolA family transcriptional regulator, with amino-acid sequence MAMAADDIAALIRAALPDASVEITDLAGDGDHYSARVVSSAFTGKSRVQQHKLVYEALGGRMGGALHALQLTTAVPN; translated from the coding sequence ATGGCGATGGCGGCTGACGATATTGCGGCGCTGATCAGGGCCGCCCTGCCCGATGCGTCGGTGGAAATCACCGACCTTGCTGGCGATGGCGATCATTATTCGGCACGTGTGGTTTCGTCCGCCTTCACGGGCAAAAGCCGCGTGCAGCAGCACAAGCTGGTCTACGAGGCATTGGGCGGTCGCATGGGCGGCGCGCTCCATGCCTTGCAACTGACCACCGCCGTTCCCAACTGA
- a CDS encoding DUF1476 domain-containing protein has protein sequence MTDFQDRERAEERKYAMDEETAFRVAARSNKLLGLWAAAKMGLTPEETEAYAKSVVQADFEEAGHEDVIRKVLGDLVGAGIDIDEAGVRAALDEKTVEARRQLMGEV, from the coding sequence ATGACCGATTTCCAGGACCGCGAGCGCGCTGAAGAGCGCAAATATGCAATGGACGAGGAAACCGCTTTCCGCGTGGCCGCGCGCAGCAACAAGCTGCTGGGCCTGTGGGCTGCGGCCAAGATGGGGCTGACCCCGGAAGAGACCGAAGCCTATGCCAAGTCGGTCGTGCAGGCCGATTTCGAAGAAGCCGGCCATGAGGACGTGATCCGCAAGGTTCTGGGCGATCTGGTTGGCGCCGGCATCGACATCGACGAGGCAGGCGTGCGCGCCGCGCTCGATGAGAAGACCGTCGAAGCCCGCCGCCAGCTGATGGGCGAAGTCTGA
- the leuD gene encoding 3-isopropylmalate dehydratase small subunit, whose protein sequence is MEPVRQVEGRAYPFGMKNVDTDIIIPAHWLKTISREGLGRGAFEALRKDPANVFDREDVKGAPIIVAGDNFGCGSSREHAAWALLDMGVKAVIAPSFSDIFSGNAFKNGILTVVLPQEAIDRLMEVAETDPISIDLEHQTVTTPFQDRFNFEIDPFRKHCLLEGLDEVGMTLARSDTISAYEARQAKDMPWFAKGTGLAA, encoded by the coding sequence ATGGAACCCGTGCGCCAGGTTGAAGGCCGCGCCTATCCTTTCGGGATGAAGAATGTCGATACCGACATCATCATTCCCGCCCACTGGCTGAAGACGATCAGCCGCGAGGGCCTCGGCCGCGGCGCTTTCGAAGCGCTGCGCAAGGACCCCGCCAATGTCTTCGACCGGGAAGACGTCAAAGGCGCACCGATCATTGTGGCGGGCGACAATTTCGGCTGCGGATCGAGCCGCGAACATGCCGCATGGGCCTTGCTGGACATGGGTGTGAAGGCCGTGATCGCCCCTAGCTTTTCCGACATCTTTTCCGGCAACGCCTTCAAGAACGGCATTCTTACCGTCGTCCTTCCGCAAGAAGCGATCGACCGGCTGATGGAAGTGGCCGAGACCGATCCGATCTCGATCGACCTCGAGCATCAGACGGTGACGACCCCGTTCCAGGACCGTTTCAATTTCGAGATCGACCCGTTCCGCAAGCATTGCCTGCTGGAAGGGCTGGACGAAGTGGGCATGACTCTGGCCCGCAGCGACACGATTTCGGCCTATGAGGCGCGTCAGGCAAAAGACATGCCCTGGTTCGCCAAGGGAACCGGCCTTGCGGCGTAA
- a CDS encoding isopropylmalate isomerase gives MTDNTPKSEKSKNRAAKSDSGMGVGTKAAIAGAAIGIGSAAVAAAVMFANRRKHKNKPEQLPPIPSGEPPETD, from the coding sequence ATGACCGACAACACACCGAAGAGCGAGAAGTCGAAGAACCGGGCTGCCAAGTCCGATTCCGGCATGGGCGTGGGCACAAAGGCTGCCATTGCGGGCGCGGCAATCGGGATCGGTTCCGCCGCCGTCGCCGCCGCAGTGATGTTCGCCAACCGCCGCAAGCATAAGAACAAGCCCGAACAATTGCCGCCCATTCCCTCGGGCGAGCCTCCGGAGACCGATTGA
- the leuC gene encoding 3-isopropylmalate dehydratase large subunit produces MASRPRTLYEKIWDAHEVERREDGTSILFIDRHLVHEVTSPQAFEALRLSGRKVRRPELTLAVPDHNLPTTARVDAAGKRIPIADAESAQQLAALEKNAPEFGVRYIGPTDINQGIVHVVGPETAFSLPGATIVCGDSHTSCHGGIGALAFGIGTSEVEHVLATQTLLLKQSKTMEIRVEGELLPGVTAKDLILHIIGVIGTAGGTGHVIEYRGKAFEDMSIESRLTVCNMSIEGGARAGLVAPDEKTFAYLKGRQYAPKGEDWDRAVAWWASLRTDEGATFDKSVVIDAADVQPTVTWGTSPEDTVAIGGVVPAPESFADPSKQKAAQASLDYMGLEPGQKMTDIEVQNIFIGSCTNSRIEDLRAAAKVLKGRKKADNVKWAIVVPGSGLVKHQAEEEGLDKIFIEAGLEWREPGCSACLGMNPDKVPAGERCASTSNRNFVGRQGPGARTHLVSPAMAAAAAVTGRLTDVRELVD; encoded by the coding sequence ATGGCCAGCCGACCCCGCACCCTTTACGAGAAGATCTGGGACGCTCACGAAGTTGAGCGCCGTGAAGACGGCACTAGCATCCTGTTCATCGACCGCCACCTCGTCCACGAGGTGACCAGCCCGCAGGCATTCGAGGCGCTTCGCCTCAGCGGCCGCAAGGTCCGCCGCCCGGAGCTGACACTGGCGGTCCCCGATCACAATCTGCCGACCACCGCCCGCGTTGACGCAGCGGGCAAGCGCATTCCCATCGCGGATGCCGAAAGCGCCCAGCAGCTCGCCGCGCTGGAAAAGAACGCGCCTGAATTCGGCGTGCGCTATATCGGGCCGACGGACATCAATCAGGGCATCGTGCATGTGGTGGGGCCGGAAACGGCCTTCTCCCTACCCGGCGCCACCATCGTCTGCGGCGACAGCCACACCTCCTGCCATGGCGGTATCGGCGCGCTGGCCTTCGGCATCGGCACCAGCGAGGTCGAGCATGTGCTGGCCACGCAGACGCTGCTGCTCAAGCAGTCGAAGACGATGGAAATCCGCGTCGAGGGCGAATTGCTGCCCGGCGTGACCGCCAAGGATCTGATCCTGCACATCATCGGCGTGATCGGCACGGCCGGCGGCACCGGCCATGTGATCGAATATCGCGGCAAGGCTTTCGAGGACATGTCAATCGAAAGCCGCCTGACGGTGTGCAACATGTCGATCGAAGGCGGTGCCCGCGCCGGCCTCGTCGCGCCTGACGAGAAGACCTTCGCCTATCTCAAGGGCCGCCAATATGCACCCAAGGGCGAAGACTGGGATCGTGCCGTGGCGTGGTGGGCCAGCCTGCGCACCGATGAAGGCGCGACCTTCGACAAAAGCGTGGTGATCGACGCAGCCGATGTGCAGCCCACCGTTACATGGGGCACCAGCCCGGAAGACACCGTCGCCATCGGCGGCGTGGTTCCGGCGCCGGAAAGCTTTGCCGATCCTTCCAAGCAGAAGGCCGCACAGGCCAGCCTTGACTATATGGGGCTGGAGCCGGGCCAGAAGATGACGGACATCGAAGTCCAGAACATCTTCATCGGTTCGTGCACCAACAGCCGGATCGAGGATCTGCGCGCCGCCGCCAAGGTTCTGAAGGGCCGCAAGAAGGCCGACAACGTCAAATGGGCTATTGTCGTGCCCGGCTCCGGCCTGGTGAAGCATCAGGCCGAGGAAGAGGGTCTGGACAAGATCTTCATCGAAGCGGGCCTGGAATGGCGCGAACCGGGCTGTTCGGCCTGCCTCGGCATGAACCCGGACAAGGTGCCCGCAGGCGAGCGCTGCGCCAGCACCAGCAACCGCAACTTCGTAGGCCGTCAGGGCCCCGGCGCGCGCACGCACCTCGTCAGCCCGGCAATGGCGGCCGCCGCCGCCGTCACCGGCCGCCTTACCGATGTGAGGGAGCTGGTGGATTGA
- a CDS encoding thioesterase family protein → MSAAPYKFPITILPSDIDFMGHVNNARYLSWVQDAVLSHWKKLAPADTAASRLWVALKHEITYRKPAFLDDEVIARTVLEQVHGARAFYHTIIERGEEVLAEVQSCWCCIDAETLRPARIGEEIRRFFFQPKD, encoded by the coding sequence ATGTCAGCAGCTCCGTACAAGTTCCCGATCACGATCCTGCCCAGCGATATCGACTTCATGGGCCACGTGAATAACGCCCGCTATCTCAGCTGGGTGCAGGATGCCGTGCTCTCGCACTGGAAGAAGCTGGCTCCGGCGGATACCGCTGCCTCGCGCCTTTGGGTCGCACTGAAGCACGAGATTACCTATCGCAAACCCGCTTTCCTCGATGACGAGGTGATTGCCCGCACCGTGCTGGAACAGGTGCATGGCGCCCGCGCCTTTTATCACACGATCATCGAGCGGGGGGAGGAAGTGCTGGCCGAAGTGCAGTCCTGCTGGTGCTGCATCGATGCTGAAACGCTGCGGCCTGCGCGGATCGGTGAAGAAATTCGCCGGTTCTTTTTCCAGCCGAAGGATTGA
- a CDS encoding sterol desaturase family protein: protein MDALLPLLIVIATAAAMEGVAWGSHKYIMHGWGWGWHRDHHEPHENLLEKNDLYAIVGAALSISMFAVGSPWVMGADAWWPGTWIGLGVLVYGIIYTLVHDGLVHQRYFRYVPRSGYLKRLVQAHNLHHATVGKEGGVSFGFLVARDPAQLKAELKRQREAGVAVVRDSAGA, encoded by the coding sequence ATGGATGCGCTTCTTCCCCTGCTTATCGTGATCGCTACCGCCGCTGCCATGGAAGGCGTGGCCTGGGGCAGCCATAAATATATCATGCATGGCTGGGGCTGGGGCTGGCACCGTGACCACCACGAGCCGCACGAAAACCTGCTGGAGAAGAACGATCTCTACGCCATCGTCGGCGCCGCGCTGAGCATTTCGATGTTCGCCGTGGGCAGCCCCTGGGTGATGGGCGCAGATGCGTGGTGGCCTGGCACCTGGATCGGGCTGGGCGTGCTGGTCTACGGGATCATCTACACGCTGGTACATGATGGCCTCGTTCATCAGCGCTATTTTCGCTATGTTCCGCGCAGCGGCTATCTCAAGCGACTGGTGCAGGCCCACAACCTCCACCACGCGACCGTGGGCAAGGAAGGTGGGGTCAGCTTCGGCTTCCTGGTGGCGCGCGATCCGGCACAGCTGAAGGCCGAACTGAAGCGCCAGCGCGAGGCGGGCGTCGCCGTGGTGCGCGACAGCGCGGGGGCTTAA
- a CDS encoding SufE family protein, with the protein MRSLDDIREEYEFLEGDERYRLLIELGRELEDMPDALKTDATLVRGCSAKVWVYPTQAGEALHFLADSNAAITKGIVALVLSAVQDKPASEVAAMDITAALEPFELKKQLSSNRTQGVPNMIALVKEHAARIAAAG; encoded by the coding sequence ATGCGCAGCCTTGACGACATCCGCGAAGAATACGAATTCCTTGAGGGCGACGAACGCTATCGCCTGTTGATCGAACTCGGCCGCGAGCTGGAAGACATGCCCGATGCACTGAAAACCGATGCCACGCTGGTGCGCGGCTGTTCAGCCAAGGTCTGGGTCTATCCCACTCAGGCGGGCGAAGCATTGCACTTCCTGGCAGACAGCAACGCCGCGATCACCAAGGGCATTGTTGCGCTGGTGCTGAGCGCGGTGCAGGACAAGCCCGCATCGGAAGTGGCGGCGATGGACATCACGGCCGCGCTGGAACCGTTCGAGCTGAAAAAACAGCTCAGTTCCAACCGCACGCAGGGCGTGCCCAACATGATCGCACTGGTGAAAGAACACGCCGCCCGAATCGCTGCGGCGGGCTAA